From Salvelinus fontinalis isolate EN_2023a chromosome 37, ASM2944872v1, whole genome shotgun sequence, the proteins below share one genomic window:
- the LOC129836121 gene encoding eukaryotic translation initiation factor 3 subunit A-like isoform X1, with protein sequence MPAYFQRPENALKRANEFLEVGKKQPALDVLYDVIKSKKHRTWQKIHEPIMVKYLELCVDLRKSHLAKEGLYQYKNICQQVNIKSLEDVVRAYLKLAEEKTETAKGESQQMVLDIEDLDNIQTPESVLLSAVSGEDTQDRTDRLLLTPWVKFLWESYRQCLDLLRNNSKVERLYHDIAQQAFKFCLQYTRKAEFRKLCDNLRMHLGQIQRHHNQSTAINLNNPESQSMHLETRLVQLDSAIAMELWQEAFKAVEDIHGLFALSKKPPKPQLMANYYNKVSTVFWKSGNALFHACTLHRLYHLSREMRKNLTQEEMQRMSTRVLLATLSIPITPERTDIARLLDMDGIIVEKHRRLATLLGLQSPPTRQSLINDMVRFNLLQYIVPEVKELYNWLEMDFHPLKLSGRVAKVLNWVRDQSEKEADLQQYVPHLQSNTILRLLQQVAQIYQSIEFSRLASLVPFVDAFQLERSIVDAARHCDLQVRIDHTTRNLSFGSDLNYSTKEDSPVGPFLQNMPSAQIRNQLTAMSSSLAKAIQVIKPASMLQEREEQSHLAITAYLKNGRKEHQRILARRQTIEERKERLENLNIQREKEELEQREAELQKVRKAEEERLRQEAKEREKERIMQEHEQIKKKTVRERLEQIKKTELGAKAFKYFDIENLEDLDPDFIMSKQVEQLEKEKRELQDRLKNQEKKIDYFERAKRLEEIPLIKKAYEEQRVKDMELWELQEEERISNMKVDREKALEHKQRMSRMMQDKENFVGKITDARSFIYEEKVKQFQERLVEERTKRREERKIHRKEDRRNTFYRNKEEEAQRIHEEQLKKEREERERIEQEAREAEEAVYQERLAKLEEQERKQRARQQEIEERERRREEEMRTPARSEEKPRGETKDWGAEKEEGGGGWRRRTEVESERRRPVPDNVTVQAKDWRAEGREDVGEDRDREPPFRRGGDGPRRGGDDDRGPPRRGFGDDDRPLRRGMDEDRPPRRTFGDDDRGPRRGGDEDRGPRRGFDDGPRRGFDDGPRRGMDESRAPRRGADDDTWGPRRGGDDERGGPRDDKPWKPAVRPVALVSTSGGGWREREKAREESWGPPREGGGRKEDEEGEREEREEKQESERFPECRPPRSDTQEEGGGGGGAWRRPGADEAPKKSWRDSVRQEEPAREDRPPIRRERPDHRDDRERPPPSREPEEGGGSWRRAGDDKREERKEERPTPPRPREGEREEDGEKSSWRPEKDKENAGGPKKTTDETDDDGWTTVARR encoded by the exons ATGCCGGCATATTTCCAACGACCGGAGAATGCTCTCAAACGGGCAAATG AGTTCTTGGAGGTTGGCAAAAAGCAGCCAGCTTTGGATGTCTTGTACGATGTCATCAAGAGCAAAAAGCATCGAACATGGCAGAAGATCCACGAGCCCATCATGGTCAAGTACCTGGAGCTCTGTGTTGACCTGCGCAAGAGCCACCTGGCAAAGGAGGGTCTCTACCAGTACAAGAACATCTGCCAGCAG GTGAACATCAAATCCCTCGAGGATGTGGTTCGAGCTTACCTGAAGTTGGCCGAGGAGAAGACAGAGACCGCCAAGGGGGAGTCGCAGCAGATGGTCCTGGACATTGAGGACCTTGACAACATCCAGACTCCTGAGag TGTACTTCTGAGTGCTGTGAGTGGGGAAGACACCCAGGATCGTACAGACCGTCTGCTGCTCACTCCTTGGGTGAAATTTCTGTGGGAATCCTACCGCCAATGCCTGGACCTGCTGCGTAACAACTCCAAGGTGGAGCGCCTATACCATGACATTGCCCAACAAG CTTTCAAGTTCTGCCTTCAGTATACCCGTAAGGCAGAGTTCCGGAAGCTGTGCGACAATCTACGCATGCATCTGGGTCAGATCCAGCGCCACCACAACCAGAGTACGGCCATCAACCTGAACAACCCTGAGAGCCAGTCTATGCACCTGGAGACACGCCTGGTGCAGCTGGACAGTGCCATCGCCATGGAGCTCTGGCAG GAAGCTTTCAAGGCTGTGGAAGACATCCATGGTCTCTTTGCCCTTTCCAAGAAGCCCCCCAAGCCTCAACTTATGGCCAACTACTACAACAAGGTGTCCACTGTGTTTTGGAAGTCTGGGAACGCCCTGTTCCACGCCTGCACCCTCCACCGCCTTTACCACCTCTCCAGGGAGATGCGCAAGAACCTCACCCAGGAGGAGATGCAGAG GATGTCCACAAGGGTCCTCCTGGCCACCCTGTCCATTCCCATCACCCCGGAGCGCACGGACATCGCCCGCCTGTTGGACATGGATGGCATCATCGTGGAGAAACACCGCAGGCTGGCCACACTACTGGGCCTGCAGTCCCCACCGACCCGCCAGAGCCTCATCAATGACATG GTGAGGTTCAATTTGCTGCAGTACATTGTACCTGAAGTGAAGGAGCTGTACAATTGGCTGGAGATGGACTTCCACCCACTGAAGCTGAGCGGAAGAGTAGCAAAG GTGTTGAACTGGGTGAGAGACCAGTCGGAGAAAGAGGCGGACCTCCAGCAGTATGTTCCCCACCTGCAGAGTAACACCATCCTCAGGCTGCTGCAGCAG GTGGCGCAAATCTATCAGAGCATTGAGTTCAGCCGTCTGGCCTCCCTGGTTCCATTTGTGGATGCCTTCCAGTTGGAGCGCTCCATTGTGGACGCTGCCCGACACTGCGATCTGCAG GTTCGGATTGACCACACCACTCGAAACCTGAGCTTTGGTTCAGACCTGAACTACTCAACCAAAGAGGACTCTCCTGTGGGGCCGTTCCTGCAGAACATGCCCTCTGCGCAGATCAGGAACCAGCTGACAGCCATGTCGTCATCCTTGGCCAAGGCCATCCAGGTCATAAAGCCTGCATCCATGCTG CAAGAGCGTGAGGAGCAAAGCCATCTGGCCATCACTGCCTACCTGAAGAATGGCCGCAAGGAGCACCAGCGCATCCTGGCTCGCCGGCAGACCATCGAGGAGCGCAAGGAGCGCCTAGAGAACCTCAACATCCAGCGGGAGAAGGAGGAGCTCGAACAACGCGAGGCGGAGCTGCAGAAGGTGCGCAAAGCGGAAGAGGAGCGCCTGCGCCAGGAGGCCAAGGAGCGCGAGAAGGAGCGCATCATGCAGGAGCACGAGCAGATCAAGAAGAAGACGGTGCGCGAGCGGCTGGAGCAGATCAAGAAGACAGAGTTGGGAGCCAAGGCGTTCAAATACTTCGATATAGAG AACCTTGAGGACCTGGACCCTGACTTCATCATGTCCAAGCAGGTGGAGCAGCTGGAGAAGGAGAAGCGAGAACTTCAGGACCGCCTGAAGAACCAGGAGAAAAAG ATTGACTACTTTGAGCGTGCCAAACGTCTGGAGGAGATCCCCTTGATCAAGAAGGCCTATGAGGAGCAGCGTGTCAAAGACATGGAGTTATGGGAGCtccaagaggaggagagg atCAGCAACATGAAGGTGGATCGTGAGAAGGCCTTGGAGCACAAACAGAGGATGTCCAGAATGATGCAGGACAAGGAGAACTTTGTGGGCAAAATAACCGACGCTCGCAGCTTCATCTACGAG GAAAAAGTGAAACAGTTCCAGGAGCGCCTGGTGGAGGAGAGGACGAAGCGTCGAGAGGAGAGGAAGATCCACCGCAAGGAGGACCGTCGCAACACCTTCTACCGCAATAAGGAGGAGGAGGCCCAGCGCATCCACGAGGAGCAGCTCAAGAAAG AGCGCGAGGAGCGTGAGCGCATTGAGCAGGAGGCGCGCGAGGCGGAGGAGGCGGTGTACCAGGAGCGCCTTGCCAAACTGGAGGAGCAGGAGAGGAAGCAGCGCGCCCGGCAGCAGGAGATCGAGGAGCGCGAGCGCCGCAGGGAAGAGGAGATGAGGACCCCTGCTAGGTCCGAGGAGAAACCCAGAGGAGAAACCAAG GACTGGGGCGCtgagaaggaggaaggaggaggaggatggaggaggcgTACCGAGGTTGAATCAGAGAGGCGTCGCCCCGTGCCTGATAA TGTCACCGTACAGGCTAA GGACTGGAGAGCCGAGGGCCGCGAGGATGTCGGCGAGGACAGAGACCGAGAGCCACCcttcaggagaggaggagacggcCCTCGCCGTGGCGGAGACGATGACCGTGGACCCCCGCGCAGGGGCTTCGGGGACGACGACCGCCCCCTGCGCAGAGGCATGGATGAAGACCGTCCACCAAGGAGAACCTTTGGGGACGATGACCGTGGTCCCAGAAGGGGAGGGGACGAGGACCGCGGTCCCCGCAGAGGCTTCGACGATGGCCCCAGGCGTGGTTTTGATGACGGCCCCCGCAGAGGCATGGACGAGTCCAGGGCCCCCAGACGCGGTGCTGATGATGACACCTGGGGCCccaggagagggggagatgacgaGAGGGGAGGGCCCCGTGACGACAAGCCATGGAAGCCCGCTGTCCGGCCCG TTGCTCTGGTGTCTACTTCAGGTGGTGGCTGGCGTGAGAGGGAAAAGGCCCGCGAGGAGAGCTGGGGTCCACCCCGCGAAGGTGGCGGCCGCAAGGAGGACgaagagggcgagagggaggagagagaggaaaaacagGAGAGCGAACGCTTCCCAGAGTGCCGCCCACCCAGGTCAGACACACA ggaggagggaggtggaggtggtggtgcctGGAGAAGGCCAGGTGCTGATGAGGCTCCCAAGAAAAGCTGGAGAGACTCTGTTCGTCAGGAAGAGCCTGCCCGCGAGGACCGCCCTCCTATCCGTCGAGAAAGACCTGATCACAGGGATGACCGTGAACGCCCCCCACCCAGCAGAGAGCCTGAAGAAG GAGGCGGCTCCTGGCGCCGTGCAGGTGACGACAAGCGTGAGGAGCGTAAAGAGGAACGTCCGACTCCTCCCAGACCCAGAGAGGGCGAGCGTGAAGAGGACGGAGAGAAGAGCTCCTGGCGCCccgagaaagacaaagagaatgCTGGTGGCCCTAAGAAGACCACCGACGAGACCGACGATGACGGCTGGACCACTGTGGCCCGCCGCTGA